The proteins below are encoded in one region of Bosea sp. BIWAKO-01:
- a CDS encoding M14 family metallocarboxypeptidase → MKTRTAFALGLLALLGTAPALAQEEGKVADYKQSEAVLARYKSVPIPLATPSLTRGTPGLTTQAELDAFVADLAAKAPAQVVLGSLGTSQQGRDLPYLIFSKEGARDTAALRALGRPIVWFVGQQHGNEPAGGEAMLALANDLATTDLKAVLDKLVVVIVPRTNPDGAAADKRTGANGFDLNRDHLLLTLPETKALHAKLAELPPDVIVDVHEFSVANRWLEKFGGLNAADAMILYATNPAVPQQTTKLASELVKPAMDKAMAEKGLSSFWYFTTGYNKDDKVVSMGGNAPGIARNLFGLSGAVSFLIETRGVGLKLENLERRIATHYVISRSVLDTIAANDKAVLQAVAAARGELAKNEGELVVGHRIATVKMAIPLVNPDTAADMPTEVDFRDSRQVTVTGRRVRPEGYIVLASGQPAVEALKLKGIAVCALGGPASLDIEAFVVEQKGTVKKADRENINPDQAVKVELRSRRLDVPATAVFVPMTQSGANVIAASFEPDSPGSHVGVGLVEVAADSGEAPIYRVPRGARPILASGGDPACSR, encoded by the coding sequence ATGAAGACGAGAACGGCGTTCGCGCTTGGGCTGTTGGCGCTGCTCGGAACCGCTCCCGCTCTGGCGCAGGAGGAAGGCAAGGTCGCCGACTACAAGCAGAGCGAGGCCGTGCTTGCCCGCTACAAATCCGTGCCGATCCCGCTGGCGACGCCGTCTCTGACACGCGGCACGCCCGGGCTGACCACGCAGGCCGAGCTCGACGCCTTCGTTGCCGATCTCGCCGCCAAGGCGCCGGCCCAGGTCGTGCTCGGCTCGCTTGGCACGTCGCAGCAGGGGCGTGATCTGCCCTATCTGATCTTCTCCAAGGAAGGCGCCAGGGATACGGCGGCGCTCAGGGCGCTGGGGCGGCCGATCGTCTGGTTCGTCGGCCAGCAGCACGGCAACGAGCCGGCCGGTGGTGAAGCGATGCTCGCACTCGCCAATGATCTGGCCACGACCGACCTCAAGGCCGTGCTCGACAAGCTGGTGGTGGTGATCGTGCCGCGCACCAACCCTGACGGGGCGGCGGCCGACAAACGCACCGGCGCCAACGGCTTCGATCTCAACCGGGATCATCTGCTGCTGACCTTGCCGGAGACGAAGGCGCTGCATGCCAAGCTCGCCGAGCTGCCGCCCGATGTCATCGTCGACGTGCATGAGTTCTCAGTCGCCAATCGCTGGCTCGAGAAGTTCGGCGGGCTCAATGCCGCCGATGCGATGATCCTCTACGCGACCAATCCGGCCGTGCCACAGCAGACGACGAAGCTCGCCTCCGAGCTGGTCAAGCCTGCGATGGACAAGGCGATGGCCGAGAAGGGGCTCTCCTCCTTCTGGTATTTCACGACGGGCTACAACAAGGACGACAAGGTCGTCTCGATGGGCGGCAATGCGCCCGGCATCGCGCGCAACCTGTTCGGACTTTCAGGCGCGGTCTCCTTCCTGATCGAGACGCGCGGCGTCGGCCTCAAACTCGAGAACCTGGAGCGGCGCATCGCGACGCATTACGTCATTTCCCGGTCGGTTCTCGATACGATCGCCGCCAATGACAAGGCCGTGCTGCAGGCGGTCGCGGCTGCGCGCGGCGAACTGGCGAAGAACGAAGGCGAACTGGTCGTCGGCCACCGTATTGCCACCGTCAAGATGGCGATCCCGCTGGTCAATCCCGACACGGCCGCCGACATGCCGACAGAAGTCGATTTCCGCGACTCGCGCCAGGTCACGGTCACCGGGCGCCGGGTGCGGCCCGAAGGCTATATCGTGCTTGCCTCGGGCCAGCCTGCGGTTGAAGCCCTGAAGCTGAAGGGCATCGCCGTCTGCGCATTGGGCGGGCCGGCTTCGCTCGATATCGAGGCCTTCGTCGTCGAGCAGAAGGGGACGGTGAAGAAGGCCGACCGCGAGAACATCAATCCGGACCAGGCGGTGAAGGTCGAGCTCAGGTCGCGCCGGCTGGACGTTCCGGCGACCGCTGTCTTCGTGCCGATGACGCAATCGGGGGCGAATGTCATCGCCGCCTCATTCGAGCCGGATTCTCCGGGCTCTCATGTCGGCGTCGGCCTGGTCGAGGTCGCGGCGGATTCGGGCGAGGCTCCGATCTACCGCGTGCCGCGTGGGGCCAGGCCGATATTGGCTTCGGGCGGGGATCCCGCATGCAGCCGTTGA
- a CDS encoding MFS transporter, whose product MPTDALAPAAPTGLAALFARRGVHYGWVVAAVTFLTMLVTAGAVGAPGVLIGPLQKEFGWATSEISSALAIRLALFGLMGPFAAAFMNRFGLRPVVGVALTFIAASVLGSFVMTQLWHLMLLWGIVLGLGTGMTAMVLGATVATRWFAQRRGLVVGLLTASTATGQLVFLPLLAELTERVGWRSAMVFVLAMIVIAAVAVLLLMRDRPADVGLAPYGETRIEPAPVAPTSLLAMLASPLVALREAVRTQTFWVLFGTFFICGASTNGLVQTHFIALCGDYGMAAVAAAGVLAVIGIFDFAGTVGSGWLSDRYDSRWLLFWYYGLRGLSLLYLPFTDFSFYGLSLFAVFYGLDWVATVPPTVKIAADRFGDKTNLVFGWIFAGHQLGAAFAAYGAGFSRTVYESYLPAFFIAGALCLFAAAFAITLRGSAPPQASATAAA is encoded by the coding sequence ATGCCCACTGACGCTCTTGCTCCCGCGGCCCCGACCGGGCTTGCAGCGCTCTTCGCCCGACGCGGCGTGCATTATGGCTGGGTCGTTGCCGCCGTGACCTTCCTCACCATGCTGGTAACGGCTGGCGCGGTCGGTGCGCCGGGTGTGCTGATCGGACCTCTTCAGAAGGAATTCGGCTGGGCAACCTCGGAGATTTCCTCCGCTCTGGCGATCCGGCTCGCCCTGTTCGGCCTGATGGGCCCATTCGCCGCCGCCTTCATGAATCGCTTCGGCCTGCGGCCCGTCGTCGGCGTCGCCCTGACCTTCATCGCCGCCAGCGTGCTCGGCTCCTTCGTGATGACCCAGCTTTGGCACCTGATGCTGCTCTGGGGCATCGTCCTTGGTCTCGGCACCGGCATGACAGCGATGGTGCTCGGCGCCACCGTCGCGACGCGCTGGTTTGCGCAGCGGCGCGGCCTGGTGGTCGGACTTTTGACGGCAAGCACCGCTACGGGGCAACTCGTCTTCCTGCCCCTGCTCGCGGAACTGACCGAGCGCGTCGGCTGGCGCTCCGCCATGGTCTTCGTGCTGGCCATGATCGTGATCGCGGCCGTAGCCGTGCTCCTGTTGATGCGCGACCGGCCGGCCGATGTTGGTCTCGCCCCCTATGGCGAGACCAGGATAGAGCCTGCCCCTGTGGCTCCGACCAGCCTGCTGGCGATGCTTGCCTCTCCCCTCGTTGCGCTTCGCGAAGCGGTGCGCACCCAGACGTTCTGGGTGCTGTTCGGCACCTTCTTCATCTGTGGCGCGAGCACCAACGGCCTGGTGCAAACGCATTTCATCGCACTCTGCGGGGATTATGGCATGGCGGCGGTGGCGGCGGCCGGCGTGCTCGCGGTGATCGGCATCTTCGATTTCGCCGGCACGGTGGGCTCGGGCTGGCTCTCGGATCGCTATGACAGCCGCTGGCTGCTGTTCTGGTATTACGGGCTGCGTGGCCTTTCGCTGCTCTACCTGCCCTTCACCGATTTCTCTTTCTACGGCCTGTCGCTGTTTGCCGTGTTCTACGGCCTGGATTGGGTCGCAACCGTACCGCCGACCGTGAAGATCGCGGCGGACCGCTTCGGCGACAAGACCAACCTGGTCTTCGGCTGGATCTTTGCCGGGCACCAGCTTGGCGCGGCCTTCGCCGCCTATGGCGCCGGCTTCAGCCGGACCGTCTACGAGAGCTATCTTCCGGCCTTCTTCATCGCCGGAGCTTTGTGCCTGTTCGCGGCTGCCTTTGCCATCACGCTGCGCGGGAGCGCGCCCCCGCAGGCGAGTGCGACGGCAGCCGCCTAA
- the grxC gene encoding glutaredoxin 3, with amino-acid sequence MPQITLYTTSWCPYCTAAKSLLKKKGAAFEEIDVDGKPEVRRAMSEKAGGRTSVPQIFIGNRHVGGSDDLHALDARGELDTLLAA; translated from the coding sequence ATGCCGCAGATCACGCTCTACACCACCAGCTGGTGCCCCTATTGCACTGCCGCCAAGTCGCTCCTGAAGAAGAAGGGTGCGGCCTTTGAAGAGATCGATGTCGACGGCAAGCCGGAGGTGCGCCGCGCCATGAGCGAGAAGGCCGGCGGCCGCACCTCCGTGCCGCAGATTTTCATCGGCAACCGTCATGTCGGCGGCTCCGACGACCTGCATGCGCTCGATGCCCGCGGCGAACTCGACACGCTGCTCGCGGCATGA
- a CDS encoding MarR family winged helix-turn-helix transcriptional regulator yields MAAFYDEAIAPVGVNIAQFSLMRTIARSAPVTLTELGRLTELDRSTVGRNVRVLEKMKLVALGRGKDQREATVSLSDAGRTVLEDGAPLWDAAQKALDDRLGAEAMRNLRAALDSL; encoded by the coding sequence ATGGCCGCCTTCTACGACGAGGCTATTGCGCCGGTCGGGGTCAATATCGCGCAGTTCAGCCTGATGCGGACGATCGCGCGCTCCGCCCCAGTGACTTTGACCGAACTCGGCCGGTTGACCGAACTCGACCGCTCGACGGTGGGCCGCAATGTCCGCGTGCTCGAGAAGATGAAACTCGTGGCGCTCGGCCGCGGCAAGGACCAGCGCGAGGCCACGGTCTCGCTCTCCGATGCGGGCCGAACGGTCCTCGAAGATGGCGCTCCGCTCTGGGATGCGGCGCAGAAGGCGCTGGATGACCGGCTTGGCGCCGAGGCCATGCGGAACCTTCGCGCGGCACTCGATTCACTTTGA
- a CDS encoding PLP-dependent aminotransferase family protein, producing the protein MAISNAQLPAVRPALSQWFKSGNSITQQFMAIGGRADIISLAGGLPAAELYPVDAIAAASERALKRWGAVALEYGSVEGLPALRQAIAERVTASTGRRFGPENVLLTTGAMQGLDLIGKALIDPGDLIVNQFPTYLGALDAWRPRHPRYERLDWSLQRPGFDLALRQAKFVYTVPNYSNPTGVLVGQAERAALLDKVLEAGTWLVEDDPYLPLQLDGEAGPSILAAHAARYPDGAYDGPVIYLGTLSKSLVPGLRVGWIVAEAGMIATLALAKQSTDISSSMFTQAVALELLESGFEATHIPRIVAAYGERRDALCAAASRHLGEWFEWDIPPGGMFVWMRAKSSAIDTNELYSCALEDKVAFVPSSVFDPDGALNSAMRVNFTRSSPEVLAEGVRRLERAVQRYLARRSGRAA; encoded by the coding sequence ATGGCGATATCGAATGCCCAGCTGCCGGCAGTACGCCCTGCTCTCTCGCAGTGGTTCAAATCTGGCAACAGTATCACCCAGCAGTTCATGGCAATCGGCGGGCGGGCGGATATCATCAGCCTTGCCGGCGGACTGCCAGCGGCCGAGCTTTACCCGGTGGATGCGATCGCCGCCGCAAGCGAACGTGCGCTGAAACGCTGGGGCGCCGTTGCGCTCGAATACGGCTCGGTCGAGGGGTTGCCGGCGCTGCGCCAGGCCATCGCCGAGCGCGTCACGGCCAGCACGGGCAGGCGGTTCGGACCGGAGAATGTTCTGCTGACCACAGGGGCGATGCAGGGCCTCGACCTGATCGGCAAGGCGCTGATCGATCCGGGCGACCTGATCGTCAATCAGTTCCCGACCTATCTCGGCGCGCTCGATGCCTGGCGACCGCGCCACCCGCGCTATGAGCGGCTGGACTGGAGCCTGCAACGGCCCGGCTTCGACCTGGCGCTGCGCCAGGCCAAGTTCGTCTATACCGTGCCGAACTATTCCAATCCGACCGGCGTGCTTGTCGGCCAGGCCGAGCGTGCGGCCTTGCTTGACAAGGTTCTCGAGGCCGGCACCTGGCTGGTCGAGGACGATCCCTATCTGCCGCTGCAGCTCGATGGCGAGGCCGGGCCCAGCATTCTCGCCGCCCATGCCGCGCGCTATCCGGATGGGGCCTATGACGGCCCGGTGATCTATCTGGGAACGCTGTCCAAAAGCCTCGTGCCCGGCCTGCGCGTCGGCTGGATCGTGGCCGAAGCCGGGATGATCGCGACATTGGCGCTCGCCAAGCAGTCGACCGATATCAGCAGCAGCATGTTCACCCAGGCGGTTGCGCTCGAACTGCTCGAAAGCGGCTTTGAGGCCACCCATATTCCGCGCATCGTCGCAGCCTATGGCGAGCGGCGGGATGCGCTTTGTGCTGCCGCGTCGCGCCATCTCGGCGAATGGTTCGAGTGGGATATCCCGCCCGGCGGCATGTTCGTCTGGATGCGGGCGAAGTCCAGCGCGATCGACACCAACGAACTCTACAGTTGCGCGCTCGAGGACAAGGTCGCCTTCGTGCCGAGCAGTGTGTTCGATCCCGATGGAGCGCTCAACAGCGCGATGCGCGTCAACTTCACGCGCTCCTCTCCAGAGGTGCTTGCGGAGGGCGTGCGCCGGCTGGAGCGGGCTGTTCAGCGCTATCTTGCCAGGCGTTCGGGACGGGCGGCCTGA
- a CDS encoding ComF family protein, whose amino-acid sequence MRSAISLVYPPSCVACRGATAEAQGLCPACWSGVGFIERPYCERLGTPFAVDLGDGVVSPAAIAEPPAFARARAVCRFDGTARELVHRLKYGDRLELAITLGRMMTQAGREILVEADCIVPVPLHRTRLWRRRFNQAAALATVVARQSGVALAPEALTRVKRTKQQIGLTRPQRVENLQGAFKVLPKMRATIAGRRILLVDDVLTTGSTVNAAARALLRAGASHVDVLTFARVVTDG is encoded by the coding sequence ATGCGCAGTGCGATCAGCCTGGTCTATCCGCCGTCCTGTGTTGCCTGCCGGGGAGCGACCGCCGAGGCACAGGGCCTTTGCCCGGCATGCTGGAGCGGGGTTGGCTTCATCGAGCGCCCCTATTGCGAGCGCCTCGGCACACCCTTCGCCGTCGATCTCGGCGATGGTGTCGTCTCGCCTGCGGCGATCGCCGAGCCGCCGGCCTTTGCCCGCGCCCGTGCCGTCTGCCGTTTCGACGGTACGGCGCGCGAGCTGGTTCACCGCCTGAAATATGGCGACCGCCTCGAGCTCGCGATCACGCTCGGCCGGATGATGACGCAGGCTGGCCGCGAAATCCTCGTCGAGGCCGATTGTATCGTTCCAGTGCCGTTGCACCGCACACGCCTCTGGCGCCGCCGTTTCAACCAGGCCGCGGCACTCGCAACGGTCGTCGCGCGCCAGAGCGGCGTCGCGCTCGCTCCAGAGGCACTGACACGCGTCAAGCGGACGAAGCAGCAGATCGGTCTGACGCGTCCCCAACGTGTTGAGAACCTGCAGGGCGCCTTCAAGGTCCTGCCGAAGATGAGGGCCACGATCGCGGGCCGCCGCATCCTGCTGGTCGACGATGTCCTGACCACCGGCTCGACCGTCAATGCCGCTGCACGGGCCCTGCTGCGTGCCGGCGCCAGCCATGTCGATGTCCTCACCTTCGCGCGGGTGGTGACGGATGGCTGA
- a CDS encoding DUF1178 family protein, with protein sequence MIRYSLLCDSAHEFESWFASSTSFEEQSRRGLVSCPVCNSSKVERAIMSPSVTRTDRGPRAEAPGSEAVPAPAAPAPAPVALMGEKEIAFREMLTALHKHVTETAEHVGPRFAEEALKIHHGEADDRAIYGEATPDDARLLHEEGVEFMPLPRLPGGRN encoded by the coding sequence ATGATCCGCTATTCCCTTCTTTGCGACAGCGCCCATGAGTTCGAAAGCTGGTTCGCGAGCTCCACCAGCTTCGAGGAGCAGTCGCGCCGCGGCCTCGTCTCCTGCCCGGTCTGCAACAGCAGCAAGGTCGAGCGCGCCATCATGTCGCCGAGCGTGACACGGACAGACCGCGGACCGCGCGCTGAGGCGCCTGGTTCGGAGGCTGTCCCTGCCCCGGCAGCGCCTGCACCAGCCCCCGTCGCCCTGATGGGCGAGAAGGAAATCGCCTTCCGCGAAATGCTGACGGCGCTGCATAAGCACGTCACCGAGACCGCCGAACATGTCGGTCCCCGCTTTGCCGAGGAAGCTCTCAAGATCCATCACGGCGAAGCCGATGACCGCGCCATCTATGGCGAAGCGACGCCCGACGATGCCCGTCTGCTGCACGAGGAAGGCGTCGAGTTCATGCCGCTGCCGCGACTGCCGGGCGGTCGAAACTAG
- a CDS encoding RraA family protein — protein MPTRLDNPRNSRLPDGLIDAWRAVPSSVIADQLGGVGHADPRIRPIRPFAPGTRLTGSAVTAWCEPADYGPVHHAIAIAGPGDVIVVAAGGRRDAAMIGDLLGGAARLKGIAGVVVDGAVRDVGPVSQWSDFIMFSRWVMPRGPSSMERGIVNGPIVFGGVAVQPNDLVIGDDDGLVFVPHALAEAKLAPCLARVRAEVEWEKVLASGKSTVGVFKVPAIEPL, from the coding sequence ATGCCGACCCGCCTCGACAATCCGCGCAATTCCCGCCTTCCCGATGGCCTCATCGACGCCTGGCGTGCAGTCCCGAGCTCGGTCATTGCCGACCAGCTCGGCGGTGTCGGCCATGCCGATCCGCGCATCCGGCCGATCCGTCCCTTTGCGCCCGGCACGCGGCTGACCGGCTCGGCCGTGACGGCCTGGTGCGAGCCCGCCGATTACGGGCCGGTGCATCATGCGATCGCGATTGCCGGCCCCGGCGATGTGATCGTGGTCGCGGCCGGTGGACGGCGCGATGCGGCGATGATCGGCGATCTGCTCGGCGGAGCCGCACGCCTCAAGGGCATTGCCGGCGTCGTCGTCGATGGGGCAGTGCGGGACGTCGGGCCGGTTTCGCAATGGTCCGACTTCATCATGTTCTCGCGCTGGGTGATGCCACGCGGCCCCTCCTCGATGGAACGGGGAATCGTCAACGGCCCGATCGTGTTCGGCGGTGTCGCGGTGCAACCGAACGATCTCGTCATCGGCGACGACGACGGTCTTGTTTTCGTGCCGCATGCGCTGGCCGAGGCGAAGCTCGCGCCCTGCCTTGCGCGCGTCCGCGCCGAGGTGGAATGGGAGAAGGTCCTGGCGAGCGGCAAGTCGACGGTCGGGGTCTTCAAGGTCCCTGCGATCGAGCCGCTCTAA
- a CDS encoding DnaJ domain-containing protein, whose protein sequence is MNFNSRLFDRIRIGPSEAEEVVETVAVRCDHSGCQRAGEFRAPKGRGREGQFFQFCLEHVKAYNATYNYFSGMNDEALAAYQKQEEIGHRPTWKLGVNSKAARMSQRGRAAAAGDAGPEVQDGFNIFGTRREQQAAKPEPRVGAVARKALDALGLDDTADSVAIKARYKELVKRFHPDANGGDRSCEGTLQEILKAYQQLKTTGLV, encoded by the coding sequence ATGAATTTCAATTCTCGCCTTTTCGACCGGATCAGGATCGGCCCTTCCGAGGCGGAAGAGGTGGTCGAGACTGTGGCTGTGCGCTGCGACCATTCCGGTTGCCAGCGCGCCGGTGAGTTCCGCGCGCCGAAGGGCAGGGGGCGGGAAGGCCAGTTCTTCCAGTTCTGCCTCGAACATGTGAAGGCCTATAACGCGACCTATAACTACTTCTCCGGCATGAATGACGAGGCGCTCGCCGCCTATCAGAAGCAGGAAGAGATCGGCCACCGGCCAACCTGGAAACTCGGCGTCAATTCCAAGGCGGCACGCATGTCGCAGCGCGGACGCGCAGCGGCTGCCGGCGATGCCGGGCCCGAGGTGCAGGACGGTTTCAACATCTTTGGCACGCGCCGGGAGCAGCAGGCCGCAAAACCAGAGCCTCGCGTCGGCGCCGTGGCGCGCAAGGCGCTCGACGCGCTCGGGCTGGACGACACGGCCGATTCCGTCGCGATCAAGGCGCGCTACAAGGAACTGGTGAAGCGCTTCCATCCCGATGCCAATGGCGGCGACCGCTCGTGCGAAGGCACGCTGCAGGAGATCCTCAAGGCGTATCAGCAGCTGAAGACCACCGGTCTGGTCTGA
- a CDS encoding Lrp/AsnC family transcriptional regulator, which produces MIELDRIDRRILAALQDNGRISTLELAEKVGLSPTPCSRRIKRLEDAGVIEGYSAQISPTALGFGICVMVSVKLAKQSPDAASQFMTAIQGQPEITECLLVTGNVDYLLRVWVRDIEALRTFISAALQAIPCVAETSTMVILDTQKSNQLLEIGGQAPGRKPRFSQARHLSGSA; this is translated from the coding sequence ATGATCGAACTGGACCGGATCGACCGCCGGATCCTGGCCGCGCTTCAGGATAACGGGCGTATCTCGACGCTCGAACTCGCCGAGAAAGTCGGCCTTTCGCCGACGCCGTGCAGCCGCCGGATCAAACGGCTCGAAGATGCCGGCGTCATCGAGGGGTACTCGGCGCAGATCAGTCCGACTGCTCTCGGGTTCGGCATCTGCGTGATGGTGAGCGTGAAACTGGCCAAGCAAAGTCCGGATGCGGCAAGCCAGTTCATGACCGCGATCCAGGGCCAGCCCGAGATCACGGAATGCCTGCTGGTCACCGGCAATGTCGACTATCTCTTGCGCGTCTGGGTCAGGGATATCGAGGCGCTCCGCACCTTCATCAGTGCTGCATTGCAGGCGATTCCCTGCGTCGCGGAGACCTCGACCATGGTGATCCTCGATACCCAGAAATCCAACCAGCTCCTGGAGATCGGCGGCCAGGCCCCCGGCAGGAAACCACGGTTCAGCCAGGCCAGGCACCTGTCCGGCAGCGCGTAG
- a CDS encoding BolA family transcriptional regulator produces MTSMAERITSKLESALAPEHLRVIDESHQHQGHGGWREGGETHFRVELVSSAFAGKSRLERHRLVNAALAQELADRVHALAIVAKAPGEA; encoded by the coding sequence ATGACCAGCATGGCGGAACGCATCACCAGCAAGCTCGAGTCGGCACTGGCGCCAGAGCATCTGCGTGTCATCGATGAATCGCATCAGCACCAGGGCCATGGTGGCTGGCGCGAGGGCGGCGAGACGCATTTTCGCGTCGAACTCGTGTCCTCGGCCTTTGCCGGCAAGAGCCGGCTGGAGCGTCATCGTCTGGTCAACGCGGCCTTGGCCCAGGAACTGGCCGACCGGGTACATGCGCTGGCCATTGTCGCCAAGGCGCCAGGCGAGGCCTGA
- a CDS encoding protein meaA — protein sequence MNAIGPIGDKPAQREKPWIFRTYAGHSDAAESNKLYRTNLAKGQTGLSVAFDLPTQTGYDPDHVLSRGEVGKVGVPVSHLGDMRALFDQIPLAQMNTSMTINATAAWLLSLYVAVADEQGAPRATLQGTTQNDLVKEYLSRGTYVFPPRPSMQLTTDIVVFTARELPKWNPTNVCSYHLQEAGASPVQELSYALATAIALLDSIQAQPEVSEAEFPGIVGRISFFVNAGMRFITELCKMRAFVDLWDDITLKRYGVQEEAMRRFRYGVQVNSLGLTEPQAENNVYRILIEMLAVTLSKKARARAVQLPAWNEALGLPRPFDQQWSLRMQQVLAYETDLLEFGDIFDGSAAIDAKVEELKAAALDELAKIDAMGGALAAVESGYMKQALVENGARRIEAIERGEQIVVGVNKFTTSEPSPLSTGEGNVVTVPDSVELEAIGRLKAWRSARDAKAAQAALAELSAAAREVRNVMPASIACAKAGVTTGEWAQALREIFGEYRAPTGVDTGKRGDDPGLATVKAAVARATEKLGRPPRFLVGKPGLDGHSNGAEQIAVRARDAGMAVNYGGIRQTPEEIVTQAQETKADIIGLSILSGSHLPLVRDVTARLRVAGMTIPVVVGGIIPPDDENALRNMGVAAVYTPKDFALDGIIADVAGLAAKTQV from the coding sequence ATGAACGCGATCGGCCCGATCGGCGACAAGCCGGCGCAGCGTGAGAAGCCCTGGATCTTCCGCACCTATGCGGGCCATTCGGACGCGGCCGAATCGAACAAGCTCTATCGCACCAATCTCGCCAAGGGGCAGACCGGCCTGTCCGTCGCCTTCGATCTGCCGACCCAGACCGGCTACGATCCCGACCATGTGCTATCGCGCGGCGAGGTCGGCAAGGTCGGCGTGCCGGTCAGCCATCTCGGCGACATGCGGGCTCTGTTCGACCAGATCCCGCTGGCGCAGATGAACACCTCGATGACGATCAACGCGACCGCCGCCTGGCTGCTCTCGCTTTACGTCGCGGTTGCCGATGAGCAGGGCGCCCCCCGCGCGACGCTGCAGGGCACGACCCAGAACGATCTCGTCAAGGAATACCTGTCGCGCGGTACCTATGTGTTCCCCCCGCGCCCATCGATGCAGCTGACCACCGATATCGTTGTATTCACGGCGCGCGAGCTGCCGAAATGGAACCCGACCAACGTCTGCTCCTATCATTTGCAGGAAGCGGGCGCCTCGCCGGTGCAAGAACTCTCCTATGCGCTCGCCACCGCGATCGCGCTGCTCGACTCGATTCAGGCTCAGCCGGAGGTCAGCGAAGCGGAATTTCCGGGAATCGTCGGGCGCATCTCGTTCTTCGTCAATGCCGGCATGCGCTTCATCACGGAACTCTGCAAGATGCGGGCTTTCGTCGATCTCTGGGACGATATCACGCTGAAGCGCTATGGCGTGCAGGAGGAGGCGATGCGCCGCTTCCGCTACGGCGTGCAGGTCAATTCTCTCGGCCTGACCGAGCCGCAGGCCGAGAACAATGTCTACCGCATCCTGATCGAGATGCTGGCAGTGACCCTCTCGAAGAAGGCGCGTGCACGGGCCGTCCAGCTTCCGGCCTGGAACGAGGCCCTGGGACTGCCCCGCCCCTTCGACCAGCAATGGTCCCTGCGCATGCAACAGGTCCTGGCCTACGAGACCGACCTGCTCGAATTCGGCGACATCTTCGACGGCTCGGCCGCGATCGACGCCAAGGTCGAGGAATTGAAGGCCGCCGCCCTCGACGAACTCGCGAAGATCGATGCCATGGGCGGCGCGCTGGCCGCAGTCGAGTCCGGCTACATGAAACAGGCGCTGGTCGAGAACGGCGCACGCCGCATCGAGGCGATCGAGCGCGGTGAACAGATCGTCGTCGGGGTCAACAAATTCACCACCAGCGAACCCTCACCGCTCTCGACCGGAGAGGGCAATGTCGTCACCGTGCCGGATTCCGTGGAGCTGGAAGCCATCGGCCGGCTCAAGGCCTGGCGGTCGGCCCGCGACGCCAAGGCAGCACAGGCTGCGCTCGCGGAGCTCTCGGCAGCCGCCAGGGAAGTCCGAAACGTCATGCCGGCCTCGATCGCCTGCGCCAAGGCCGGCGTCACCACCGGCGAATGGGCCCAGGCCCTGCGCGAGATCTTTGGCGAGTATCGCGCCCCGACCGGCGTCGATACCGGCAAGCGGGGCGACGATCCCGGCCTTGCGACCGTCAAGGCCGCGGTCGCGCGCGCAACCGAAAAACTCGGCCGCCCGCCGCGCTTCCTCGTCGGCAAGCCTGGCCTCGACGGTCATTCCAACGGCGCCGAGCAGATCGCCGTCCGCGCCCGCGATGCCGGCATGGCGGTGAACTATGGTGGCATTCGCCAGACCCCTGAGGAGATCGTCACGCAGGCGCAGGAAACCAAGGCCGACATCATCGGCCTCTCGATCCTCTCCGGTTCGCATCTGCCATTGGTGCGCGATGTCACGGCCCGGCTGCGTGTCGCCGGCATGACGATCCCGGTCGTGGTCGGCGGCATCATCCCGCCCGACGACGAGAACGCGCTGCGCAACATGGGCGTGGCGGCGGTCTATACGCCAAAGGATTTCGCCCTGGACGGGATCATCGCGGATGTCGCCGGGCTTGCGGCGAAAACGCAGGTATAG